A window from Mesorhizobium sp. WSM2240 encodes these proteins:
- a CDS encoding DUF982 domain-containing protein — MLQSVFEKPVQVVLGRQGITSVVGPEQATQCLTSGFWPDKSGVAFENAMSACLKSLSGVCAPEMAREAFISAARRAHILVEDEIAH; from the coding sequence ATGCTGCAGAGCGTGTTTGAAAAGCCGGTTCAGGTGGTTCTTGGCCGGCAGGGCATAACCTCAGTCGTCGGCCCGGAACAGGCCACGCAATGTCTGACCAGCGGCTTCTGGCCGGATAAATCGGGCGTCGCCTTCGAAAACGCGATGAGCGCTTGTCTCAAATCGCTTTCCGGCGTCTGCGCGCCCGAAATGGCGCGCGAGGCCTTCATCTCGGCGGCCAGACGCGCTCATATTTTGGTGGAGGACGAGATCGCGCATTGA
- a CDS encoding Ku protein — protein MVARAVWKGFMKLGTVTCGVKLTGATSEAEKVHFRTLNRKSKLPVKARYVDEETGEPVEREDQIKGYELDNGDFVLIEPEEIKSLKVTSEHTLDIEGFVDKASVQSLYLEKPYYLYPADRASAEAFAVVREAMKRKKRVGTACIVLYQRERPVVIEPLGNGMIMTTLRNHNEVVAADTVFDDIGDRKVDPDMAEIASLIIEKKITKFDPSKFEDRYENALIELINAKRTGKKLPKAAPAPKENVINLADVLRKSLEKEGVKAPAKKPAARAEPKLKSA, from the coding sequence ATGGTAGCACGGGCGGTATGGAAGGGTTTTATGAAACTTGGCACCGTCACGTGCGGCGTCAAGCTGACGGGGGCGACGAGCGAAGCTGAGAAGGTGCATTTCCGCACCCTCAATCGCAAGTCGAAGCTGCCGGTTAAGGCCCGCTACGTCGACGAGGAGACCGGAGAGCCGGTCGAACGCGAAGACCAGATCAAGGGCTATGAGCTCGACAATGGCGACTTCGTGCTCATCGAGCCCGAGGAGATCAAGAGCCTGAAGGTGACGTCGGAGCACACGCTCGACATTGAAGGCTTCGTCGACAAGGCTTCCGTCCAGTCGCTCTACCTCGAAAAACCTTATTATCTCTATCCGGCAGATCGGGCCTCAGCCGAGGCTTTCGCCGTCGTTCGCGAGGCGATGAAGCGCAAGAAGCGGGTCGGCACCGCCTGCATAGTGCTTTATCAGCGCGAGCGCCCTGTCGTCATAGAGCCGCTCGGCAACGGCATGATCATGACGACGCTGCGCAACCACAATGAGGTCGTCGCCGCCGATACCGTGTTTGACGACATTGGCGACCGCAAGGTCGATCCCGACATGGCCGAGATCGCCTCGCTGATCATCGAGAAGAAGATAACGAAATTCGATCCGTCGAAATTCGAGGACCGTTACGAGAACGCCCTGATCGAGCTGATCAATGCCAAGCGCACTGGCAAGAAGTTGCCCAAGGCAGCCCCTGCGCCGAAGGAGAACGTCATCAACCTCGCCGATGTGCTGCGCAAGAGCTTGGAGAAGGAAGGCGTAAAGGCTCCGGCCAAGAAGCCGGCCGCCAGGGCCGAGCCGAAGCTCAAATCCGCCTGA
- a CDS encoding UDP-glucuronic acid decarboxylase family protein: MHGGNGRLKTKTALVAGGAGFVGSHLCDALLAAGHRVICVDNFLTGSLRNVAPLQNYPDFKLLKHDVCDALSLPRPVDWVFNLACAASPPRYQADPVHTMMTSVAGTKNLLSLAEEHGAVFVQASTSEIYGDPEEHPQREDYLGHVNCTGPRACYDEGKRAAEALCFDFLRAGRVDVRVARIFNTYGPRMQADDGRIVSNLIVQALKGEPLTVYGSGEQTRSFCYVSDLVRGLIALMEADPNPGVPVNLGNPGEFSINELVEMVLALIPTSSTIAYGPLPADDPQRRRPDIGRAIKLLGWKPRVALEQGLRETVSWFEATLSRASARRSRRKLGVTTTGGRVALQAGE, translated from the coding sequence ATGCATGGCGGGAATGGACGGCTCAAAACAAAGACCGCGCTGGTGGCCGGCGGGGCAGGTTTCGTTGGCTCGCATCTTTGCGATGCTCTGCTGGCGGCAGGGCACAGAGTGATCTGCGTCGACAATTTCCTGACAGGCTCGCTTCGCAACGTGGCGCCGCTCCAAAATTACCCCGACTTCAAGCTTTTGAAGCATGACGTGTGCGATGCGCTTTCCCTGCCGCGGCCGGTCGACTGGGTGTTCAACCTTGCCTGTGCGGCCTCGCCACCGCGCTACCAGGCCGATCCGGTACATACGATGATGACCAGCGTCGCGGGCACAAAGAATCTCCTGTCGCTTGCTGAGGAGCATGGCGCTGTCTTCGTCCAGGCGTCGACCAGCGAGATCTATGGTGATCCCGAGGAGCATCCCCAGCGCGAGGACTATCTCGGCCACGTAAACTGCACCGGCCCGCGCGCCTGCTACGACGAGGGCAAGCGCGCCGCCGAAGCGCTTTGTTTCGATTTTCTGCGCGCCGGCCGCGTCGATGTGCGTGTGGCGCGCATCTTCAACACCTATGGGCCGCGCATGCAGGCCGATGATGGGCGCATCGTCTCCAATCTGATCGTCCAGGCGCTCAAGGGCGAACCGCTGACCGTCTATGGCAGCGGCGAACAGACGCGATCGTTCTGCTACGTATCCGACCTTGTGCGGGGGCTGATCGCGCTGATGGAAGCCGATCCCAACCCGGGCGTCCCGGTCAATCTCGGCAATCCCGGCGAGTTCTCGATCAACGAACTGGTCGAAATGGTTTTGGCTCTGATCCCGACATCTTCCACGATCGCATACGGGCCGCTGCCCGCCGACGACCCGCAACGCCGCCGGCCCGATATCGGGCGAGCCATAAAGCTCCTCGGCTGGAAGCCGCGGGTGGCGCTGGAGCAAGGCCTGCGCGAGACCGTGTCGTGGTTCGAGGCGACTCTGAGCCGCGCGTCCGCTCGCCGGAGCCGGCGGAAGCTCGGCGTCACGACCACGGGCGGCCGCGTGGCGCTTCAGGCGGGCGAATAG
- the xth gene encoding exodeoxyribonuclease III: MKIATFNINGVNGRLSRLLEWLEEAEPDVVCLQELKCSDRQFPAKTLARAGYGAVWHGQKSWHGVAILARGAEPVETARGLPGDDEDSESRYIEAAVKGVIVTSLYAPNGNPQPGPRFDYKLAWMERLQARAGELYEAGLPVVLAGDFNVVPTEADIYPTTSYRDNALIQPQSRAAFRALLAQGWTDAIRARYPTETIYTFWDYKRGRWSRDAGLRLDHLLLSDELAGKLIDAGVDKAVRGREGASDHAPTWIVLR, from the coding sequence ATGAAGATCGCGACGTTCAACATCAACGGCGTCAATGGCCGGCTGTCTCGACTGCTGGAATGGCTGGAGGAGGCGGAACCGGATGTCGTTTGCCTGCAGGAGTTGAAATGCTCCGACCGGCAGTTCCCGGCGAAGACGCTCGCCCGCGCCGGCTACGGAGCGGTATGGCACGGGCAAAAATCCTGGCATGGCGTCGCGATACTGGCGCGCGGGGCAGAGCCGGTCGAAACCGCCCGCGGCCTGCCAGGCGATGATGAAGACAGCGAGAGCCGATATATCGAGGCCGCGGTCAAAGGGGTGATCGTGACCTCGCTCTACGCACCCAACGGCAATCCGCAGCCCGGCCCGCGCTTCGACTACAAGCTGGCCTGGATGGAGCGGCTGCAGGCGAGGGCCGGCGAGCTATACGAAGCCGGCCTGCCGGTGGTTCTCGCCGGCGACTTCAACGTCGTTCCCACCGAAGCCGACATCTATCCGACCACTTCGTACCGCGACAATGCGCTGATTCAGCCCCAAAGCCGGGCCGCTTTCCGCGCCCTCCTCGCCCAAGGCTGGACCGACGCAATTCGGGCGCGATACCCGACCGAGACCATCTACACGTTCTGGGATTACAAGCGCGGTCGCTGGTCGCGCGATGCCGGCCTCAGGCTCGATCATTTGCTTTTGAGCGACGAGCTCGCCGGCAAGCTGATAGACGCCGGAGTTGACAAGGCGGTACGCGGCCGGGAAGGCGCAAGCGACCATGCGCCGACATGGATCGTGCTGCGGTAG
- a CDS encoding DUF982 domain-containing protein, which yields MDDKRFPSPLELRIAGTHTRRVATVWEAIECLQSQWPITTPPAYRAAMRACRDALDGLRPVSEARRAFRAAAREAGLLGAKAHPHARSVSQLVNPNRTGALQLIPNPREKGHDAAERV from the coding sequence ATGGACGACAAACGCTTTCCCTCGCCGCTCGAATTGCGCATTGCCGGAACCCATACGAGGCGGGTGGCCACCGTTTGGGAAGCCATCGAATGCCTTCAATCGCAATGGCCAATAACGACCCCGCCGGCGTACCGCGCGGCAATGCGCGCCTGCCGGGATGCGCTCGACGGGCTACGGCCGGTGTCGGAGGCGCGCCGTGCATTCCGCGCTGCTGCGCGTGAGGCCGGTCTTCTCGGCGCGAAAGCCCATCCACACGCACGATCCGTTTCGCAACTTGTGAATCCGAACCGGACCGGTGCGCTGCAATTAATCCCAAATCCGCGTGAAAAAGGCCACGATGCTGCAGAGCGTGTTTGA
- a CDS encoding glycosyltransferase, producing the protein MRIIFYTHSLVSDWNHGNAHFLRGVMRELIARGHDAIALEPEDSWSRQNLLAERGPLAVERFRRDFPGLVSKSYGPEFDHEAALHDADVVIVHEWTEPELVARIGRARRNGGRFTLFFHDTHHRAVSQQRAIADLILQDYDGILAFGETLRQRYLDSGWGRLVFTWHEAADDRLFRPLPDVERTGDLVWIGNWGDDERTAELETFLIRPVAELGIDGTVCGVRYPEEALAALRGAGLRYRGWIANADVPPAFAQHQVTVHIPRRPYVKSLPGIPTIRMFEALACGIPLISAPWDDAEGLFRPGEDFLFAHSGAEMTALLRQVLSDRAMADNLAASGLETIREWHTCRHRVDELLAILADHGSARVIDQLAPKEAAQ; encoded by the coding sequence ATGCGTATCATTTTCTATACCCACTCGCTGGTGTCGGATTGGAACCACGGCAACGCGCATTTCCTGCGCGGCGTCATGCGTGAACTCATCGCCCGCGGCCATGACGCGATCGCTCTCGAGCCTGAGGATTCTTGGAGCCGTCAGAATCTCTTGGCCGAGCGCGGCCCGCTTGCAGTCGAGCGCTTCCGCCGCGATTTCCCCGGCCTGGTTTCAAAGAGCTACGGCCCGGAGTTCGACCACGAGGCAGCGTTGCACGATGCAGACGTGGTGATCGTACATGAGTGGACGGAGCCTGAACTTGTAGCGCGGATCGGCCGCGCTCGCCGCAATGGCGGCAGGTTCACCCTGTTCTTTCACGACACGCACCATCGCGCCGTCTCGCAGCAGCGCGCCATCGCCGATCTCATCCTGCAGGATTACGACGGCATACTCGCCTTCGGCGAGACACTGCGGCAGCGCTATCTCGACTCCGGTTGGGGCCGTCTCGTGTTTACCTGGCATGAGGCGGCGGACGACCGGCTGTTCCGGCCGCTGCCGGACGTCGAGAGGACCGGCGATCTCGTCTGGATAGGCAATTGGGGCGATGACGAGCGCACCGCCGAGCTGGAAACGTTTCTGATCAGGCCGGTCGCCGAACTCGGCATAGACGGGACGGTCTGTGGCGTCCGTTACCCGGAGGAGGCGCTGGCCGCTCTTCGCGGCGCGGGTTTGCGCTACCGCGGCTGGATCGCCAATGCCGATGTGCCGCCGGCCTTCGCCCAGCACCAGGTGACGGTGCACATTCCGCGCCGTCCCTATGTGAAATCACTGCCAGGCATTCCGACGATCAGGATGTTCGAGGCTCTGGCCTGCGGCATCCCGCTGATATCGGCGCCGTGGGACGACGCGGAAGGCCTGTTCCGGCCGGGCGAGGATTTCCTGTTCGCGCATAGCGGCGCGGAAATGACCGCGCTCCTAAGGCAGGTGCTCTCCGACCGCGCGATGGCCGACAATTTGGCCGCCTCAGGCTTGGAGACAATCCGCGAGTGGCATACCTGCCGCCACCGCGTCGACGAACTGCTCGCCATTTTGGCCGATCACGGTTCGGCTCGCGTTATCGATCAACTTGCGCCGAAGGAAGCTGCACAATGA
- a CDS encoding glycosyltransferase yields the protein MKIAFYGSSLLSSYWNGAATYYRGLLKALAARGYDITFYEPDVYDRQKHRDIDPPDWCRVVVYDGTIEALRTVTREAANADIVVKASGVGFEDTALLEHSLAWARPGALRIFWDVDAPATLAELRADPAHPMHRALKRIDVVLTYGGGDPVVYDYRQIGAAECIPIYNALDPETHHPAEPDPRFAADLSFLGNRLPDREERVESFFFAPAARLPGQRFVLGGAGWGDKPMSGNVDYIGHVPTRDHNAFNSTPKAVLNISRSSMAENGFSPATRVFEAAGAAACMITDAWTGIDLFLKDGEEILVARDGQDVQELLQELSPDRARDIGKRALERVLREHTYAHRAADADRIFRSFAGRALVEAAE from the coding sequence ATGAAGATCGCGTTCTACGGTTCCAGCCTGCTCTCGTCCTACTGGAACGGGGCGGCGACCTATTATCGGGGCCTGCTGAAAGCGCTTGCGGCACGCGGTTACGACATCACCTTCTACGAGCCCGACGTCTACGATCGCCAGAAGCATCGCGACATCGATCCGCCCGACTGGTGCCGGGTGGTCGTCTACGACGGCACGATCGAGGCGTTGCGGACCGTGACCCGCGAAGCGGCAAACGCCGACATTGTCGTGAAGGCGAGCGGCGTCGGCTTCGAGGATACTGCGCTGCTCGAGCACTCGCTGGCCTGGGCCCGCCCGGGAGCGCTCAGGATATTCTGGGATGTCGATGCGCCGGCAACCCTCGCAGAGCTGCGCGCTGACCCCGCCCACCCGATGCATCGTGCGCTGAAGCGGATCGATGTCGTGCTGACCTATGGCGGCGGCGATCCGGTCGTTTACGACTACCGGCAGATCGGGGCGGCGGAATGCATCCCGATATACAATGCGCTCGACCCCGAGACGCATCACCCTGCGGAGCCTGACCCGCGCTTTGCCGCAGATCTGAGCTTTCTCGGCAACCGCCTGCCCGATCGGGAGGAACGGGTCGAAAGCTTCTTCTTTGCGCCGGCAGCAAGGCTGCCCGGCCAGAGATTTGTCCTCGGCGGCGCCGGCTGGGGCGACAAGCCGATGTCGGGAAATGTCGACTACATCGGTCACGTCCCGACCCGCGACCACAATGCTTTCAATTCGACGCCCAAGGCGGTGCTCAACATCAGTCGCTCCAGCATGGCTGAGAACGGCTTCTCGCCGGCCACGCGCGTTTTCGAGGCGGCAGGCGCCGCCGCCTGCATGATCACCGACGCATGGACCGGTATTGACCTGTTCCTGAAGGACGGTGAAGAAATACTGGTCGCCCGCGACGGACAGGATGTCCAGGAACTGCTGCAGGAGCTTTCGCCGGATCGCGCCCGCGACATCGGGAAACGCGCCCTGGAGCGCGTCTTGCGCGAACATACCTACGCACACCGGGCCGCCGACGCGGATCGCATCTTCCGGAGCTTCGCCGGCAGGGCGCTAGTGGAGGCAGCGGAATGA
- a CDS encoding glycosyltransferase: MKNPSLDIVVIGLSLSSSWGNGHATTFRSLLRGLHALGHSVLFLERDVPWYADSRDLPDPDFCVLKYYDGISDMTSRFAKAARDADAVIVGSYVPQGVQIIDAVAAIRSGRPLFFYDIDTPVTLAKLANRDEEYLARRQIPRFDTYFSFSGGPVLDKLESEFGARNAAALYCSVDAGQYRATGEPIEWDLGYIGTYSPDRQQTLERLLIEPARLLPDRRFVVAGPQYPADIAWPANIERIEHLPPAEHASFYSRQRFTLNVTRADMIEAGWSPSVRLFEAAACGTPIISDFWNGLDHLLPDGDAIVVARSTDDVIAALTQTSDTRREAIARAARARVLAMHTAEVRARELAAHFSPERQSLRIPQGIAGGLTESAA; this comes from the coding sequence ATGAAGAATCCGTCGCTGGACATAGTCGTTATCGGGCTTTCCCTTTCCTCATCCTGGGGAAACGGCCACGCAACCACGTTCCGCAGCCTGCTGCGCGGCCTTCATGCCCTCGGCCATTCGGTTCTGTTCCTGGAGCGGGATGTCCCATGGTACGCAGACAGTCGCGACCTGCCGGATCCCGACTTCTGCGTCCTGAAATACTACGACGGCATATCGGACATGACGAGCCGCTTTGCCAAGGCAGCGCGCGACGCCGATGCGGTGATCGTAGGGTCATACGTACCGCAGGGCGTGCAGATCATCGATGCTGTCGCCGCCATACGGTCAGGGCGCCCGCTGTTCTTCTACGACATCGACACGCCGGTCACCTTGGCCAAGCTCGCCAACCGCGACGAGGAATATCTGGCGCGCCGCCAGATTCCGCGGTTCGACACCTATTTCTCCTTTTCCGGGGGTCCGGTGCTCGACAAGCTTGAGAGCGAATTCGGCGCGCGCAACGCTGCCGCTCTTTACTGCTCGGTTGACGCCGGGCAGTACCGCGCCACCGGCGAACCAATCGAATGGGATCTCGGCTATATCGGCACCTACAGCCCCGACCGCCAGCAGACGCTCGAGCGGCTGCTGATCGAGCCCGCCCGGCTTCTTCCCGACAGGCGCTTCGTCGTCGCCGGGCCGCAATATCCGGCCGACATTGCCTGGCCGGCCAATATCGAGCGGATCGAGCATTTGCCGCCGGCCGAGCACGCCTCCTTCTACAGCCGCCAGCGTTTCACCCTCAACGTCACGCGCGCCGACATGATCGAGGCCGGCTGGTCGCCCAGCGTCCGGCTGTTCGAGGCGGCCGCCTGCGGCACGCCGATCATCAGCGATTTTTGGAACGGCCTCGACCATCTGCTGCCGGATGGCGACGCGATCGTGGTCGCCCGCTCGACGGATGATGTGATCGCCGCCCTTACGCAGACAAGCGACACCAGGCGGGAGGCTATAGCCCGAGCCGCGCGGGCGCGTGTGTTGGCAATGCATACGGCCGAAGTCCGGGCGCGCGAACTCGCTGCGCATTTTTCACCGGAGAGGCAGAGCCTGCGGATTCCGCAGGGGATTGCCGGCGGATTGACCGAAAGCGCGGCGTAA